AGAATAAAGAGGAAAATCGTGAACAGGAGAGAAATAATGATCTTTTTTGTTTTTTGAGATTTTTCCGACTTGTATACTTTGAAGCTTCCGAAAATTAGCAAGATGAAGGACAGAAATAATAAAATTAGAAACAAGGAGAAGTCTTTTAGAAAGTAGCTGAGTCTGGACCAGAGATTAAAGAGCATATGGAACATGTTACCAAAAAGTAAGACGTCATTCTCGACCAGACCCTTGAATCTAGATTCCCGCTTCCGCGGGAATGACAGAGGGGGGGGGCGAGTACGACATGGGAGGGTTTTTGAAATGATAAAATTTATTGCTCATAGGTCAATAAATTACTCACTCGCATGAATGCATCAGTAAAACAGCAAAAAGACGATGTAAGAAAAAAGGTTCTTTTGTTAAGGGACAAGTTGACTGATATTGAAGTTGAACAAAAAAGCGATGTTATTTTTCACAAGGTAACTCGACTGGAAAATCTGGATAGTGCAAAAGTCGTTCTTTGTTATTTATCCTTAGGAAGTGAAGTAAAAACAACTAAAATCGTTCAATTCTTGTTGAAAATTGGCAAAAAAGTTGTCGTTCCGGCATATTTTGACGATGGTTATATTTTGGCTGAGTTATCAGATTTAAATAATCTAATTGCGGGTCCTTATGGAGTGCTGCAGCCAAAAGTTATGCACGAGGTAAATAATAGCTCAGTAGACTTGGCAATTATTCCAGGCGTTGCATTTTCCAAAGATGGCATAAGGTTGGGTTATGGAAAAGGAGTTTTTGATAAATTACTAGCTGGATCGAAGGCTGTAAAAATAGGTCTGGCTTTCAATTTTCAGGCCGTTGACGAGCTTCCGAGAGAAAAGCATGATTTAGTTGTCGACATCTTGGTGAACGAGGGGTCTACTTCACTGCCTTTTAAGAACAACTAGCTTCGAGTTAATGAACAAACTTTTGAAAGGAATTTCTTCTAAGATTACCCACTCCCCTTTTAGGTAATTACCTTCCAGGTTTCTCTCTGAAATGATCCAGTACGTTTGTTTGTCGCCCGGTAGCGGCAACACTGCTTTTTTCTTGTCTCCTCCGGCTTTTTTGATTTCCTCCGCTGCTTTGTTTTCAAAATCGAACCAAATCGACCAGGTGTATTCTAAATTCGGCAGGATGTCACAATGGCAAATGCCAGAGTTTTTAAGTTCGTAGGCCTTTTGTTGCGCAATGCCGTTTTCATCGTAACGAAGCTTGGCCATTTGAAGTGAGGAGACAATTAAAAAAATTATAAGTACGTAGCCAATTTTGCCCTCGATTTGTAAATTTTTAGCAGCAAGAGCTGTCGCTAATGCGAAAAACGGGAGGGCAGGAATAATATATTTGGGGAAGTTGAAGACTGTAACTATTGAAGAAACAGTAATGGCGCAAAAAACTAATATCAAAAACGCGGCAGAGGTTGTGGTTCTTCTCCATCTAGAAATTCCAATCGACAGGATAATCGCCCAAAAAGGCAGAGATAGACCAACAAGAAATTTCCAGACGTGGGGCCAAGGGATTGGGAAAAGATATTCATATCTATAGAGAACAAGCGGGAATCCCAGGTAGACTTTTTGGGGGAATAAAATAATATCCAGTCCGTAGATAATCACTACAAGCGCAAGAGAGAAAGAAACCAGCATTAAATTGTTTTTTACAAAACGTGATATTTTTTTTACGTTTTTAAAATATAAAAGGATAATAATAGGCGAAAATAATCCAAAACCTTGGCTTAGGAAATTCAACAACCTATGGAAAACTTCAATTAAGTTGAATTCTAGAATTGTCTTTTTTATCTCTGCTGTATAAATAAACCTTGCGATTGTTTGGTTTTGGGGTTGTTGCGAGTTCCAAAAATAATAACTTCCGGCCATTGCCGGCACTAAAGTTGCGAAAAATACTTTTTTTAAATTATTTTCAATTGTGTGCGGTTTTCTGCTTGAAAAAAGTACCGCGAGAGCGAAGCAGAGGGGAAGAAGAATACCAATTTGCCTAGTCAAAATAGCACCGGTTGCAAACAATGAACCTAAAGTTAGATCTTGATACCTGTTTTCCCTTAACCCCTTGAGGTAAAAATAAATCGTGATTACTTCAAGGGTCAAAAAAGGAATTTCTGTTAAAAACGTATATGAATATTGGATTATCCATGGTAGCGACAAAAAGAATAAGGTTAAAAAAAGGCTATTTTCTGTTGAAATTTCAAGCAGGCGTTGTATTTTATATATAACTATTAACAATAAGGGGAGTAAGACCAGCGTTGAGATGTGTAGCGTGGAAAAAGAAAAACCTAAGGCTTTTGAAAACATGCCTCCCCAAATAATCGGCATAATTAATGACGGGGAACTCCATTCGGATATTTTAATTTGATTCGTTTGTGCAAAAGTCCTTGCGCTTTGGGCGTACGCAAAATCGTCGCCCGCAGTCTGGCTTCTTAGGGGCAGCATCAAAATTAAAATTGCGGCGCT
This DNA window, taken from Candidatus Curtissbacteria bacterium, encodes the following:
- a CDS encoding 5-formyltetrahydrofolate cyclo-ligase, with product MNASVKQQKDDVRKKVLLLRDKLTDIEVEQKSDVIFHKVTRLENLDSAKVVLCYLSLGSEVKTTKIVQFLLKIGKKVVVPAYFDDGYILAELSDLNNLIAGPYGVLQPKVMHEVNNSSVDLAIIPGVAFSKDGIRLGYGKGVFDKLLAGSKAVKIGLAFNFQAVDELPREKHDLVVDILVNEGSTSLPFKNN
- a CDS encoding glycosyltransferase family 39 protein, which produces MSDYKAQALILLASAAILILMLPLRSQTAGDDFAYAQSARTFAQTNQIKISEWSSPSLIMPIIWGGMFSKALGFSFSTLHISTLVLLPLLLIVIYKIQRLLEISTENSLFLTLFFLSLPWIIQYSYTFLTEIPFLTLEVITIYFYLKGLRENRYQDLTLGSLFATGAILTRQIGILLPLCFALAVLFSSRKPHTIENNLKKVFFATLVPAMAGSYYFWNSQQPQNQTIARFIYTAEIKKTILEFNLIEVFHRLLNFLSQGFGLFSPIIILLYFKNVKKISRFVKNNLMLVSFSLALVVIIYGLDIILFPQKVYLGFPLVLYRYEYLFPIPWPHVWKFLVGLSLPFWAIILSIGISRWRRTTTSAAFLILVFCAITVSSIVTVFNFPKYIIPALPFFALATALAAKNLQIEGKIGYVLIIFLIVSSLQMAKLRYDENGIAQQKAYELKNSGICHCDILPNLEYTWSIWFDFENKAAEEIKKAGGDKKKAVLPLPGDKQTYWIISERNLEGNYLKGEWVILEEIPFKSLFINSKLVVLKRQ